TAATTAGAAGCTCGGCATTGCCCTCCTGTCTGTGTCATAGCCACAGCAGTCTGTTCCGGGACGTACTTGCCGCTTTCGAAGGCTTTCACGATGTCGCCTACTATCAACGTGGCAGGATAGCATACTTCATTATTGGCATACCGCAATCCGCAATCGCACGATACGGCATCGCTCATCGGCAAGTTCTCCACCTTATAGCCTGCCAGTTTCATCAGAGAAGGAATCAACGGAGAGATGAACGGCGTAAAGAATGGAGCTAAGATGGTCCGCTTCCTGTCGGCTGCTTGGAATGCAGGCGGGGTGACGAAAGGACGCACGGAAACAGGACGATTGCATTCACCGGCTGCCAGTTTCAGGCTCTCGATGGCAGAACGTACACGCAACTTAATGGAACCGATATTATCGATATCATCCAGTTTCAGCAGGGTCAGCGTCTTGTCGTAACGCTTCATCAGATTGCGGGTCTCGTCTGTCAGGAAAGCGTCGGGACCGCAACCGAAAGAGGTCATCTGCATACATTGGATACCGTTGTCCTGCATCGCAGCCCATTTTACCGCTTTCAGGATTCGGTTGACATAAGCCCATTGCGGAAGAATGTAAGCATCATTCACTTCGATGTTTTCACGGCGCACAATGTCATCGGTCAGGATGTTTACGCCCATGCCTGCCGCCAAATCCGACAATTTATGTTGTATCAACGGGTCTGCATGGTAGGGGCGTCCGACCAACAGAACGGCAAGGCGGTGATTGTTGCGGCTGTCCTCCAGCACGTGGCGGTTATATTCGGTCATTGCCGTATCGAACTCCTCCAATGCATCCACCGCTTTACGGAAAGCTTGCCTGCAAACAGAATCACCGATGCCAAACTGTTTCAGGTAGGCTTGGCACTGCTTGAACAGCAGATGCCGGTCTTTAAATGTGATGGCGGGAGAATCAATGGGAGTCCCCTTGTCTTGCACGCTCTTGATTACTTCCGAATATCCTGAAACGATGGGACAATTGTAACTGTTTTGTCCTCCGTCCATCCGTTCGAACACGACAAACGGCATGAATATCCGCTCCACTTTGCGGTCTATCAAATCCTGGATGTGGCTATGTACCAACTTGGCAGGGAAGCAAATATTGTCTGACATGACCAACTTTGCTTTTTCTTCATATTTTGCAAATGTGGATGGAGCGGAAAGCACCACTTGGATGTTGCAACCGCTGAACAGCGTGTGCCAGAACGGATATTCCTCGTACATGTTCAGGCAACGCGGAATGCCGATGACAGCCCGTGGCGATTCAAGCTCGCACGGACGGTTGAAAAGCAAATCCAGCTTATACGCGTATGCGTTCATCCCTTGTTGTATCGTTCCCCGGTTTGTGAACATCCTTTCACAACGGTTGCCCGAATGGTAACGGTTTCCGTTAGCGAATGTATAAGTGGTAATAAAACAGTTGTTCTCACATCCGTGGCATTGCCGCTGGCGGGTGGTATAGGAAGCGCGTCCTGACAATTCATCCAAGGATGTTTCGTTTTGCTCAAACTTACGGGCATGGAGCGCACAACCGATGGCGCCCATCAGTTCCGGATAGCTGCTTCGGAAAACTTCTTTTCCCGTCAGCTTCTCAAAGGCACGCACCACCGAATCATTCCGCATCGTACCTCCTTGAACAATCGTGTTCTGCCCCAACTCACTTGTATCTTTGAGGCGCAGGACTTTATACAGGCAGTTCTTTACCACCGAATACGAAAGTCCCGCCGCAATGTCCGCTACGGCAGCTCCCTCGCGCATCGCCTGTTTTACCTTCGAGTTCATAAATACCGTGCAGCGTGTGCCCAAGTCATACGGATGTGTTGCCCGGCAAGCCTCCTTGCCAAACTCTTGCACCGAATAACCCAGCGACCGGGCAAAAGTTTCGAGGAAAGAGCCGCAACCGGAAGAACAGGCTTCATTGATTTCAATGCGGTTGATAACGCCACCGCTCACGAACATCGCCTTCATGTCCTGTCCGCCGATATCGAGAATGAACGATACGTCTTTCTTTAAGTGGCGGGCAGCCTCGTAATGGGCGATGGTCTCTACGATGCCGTCATCCAGATGGAAGGCGGCTTTTATGAGGTCTTCGCCGTAACCGGTGGCACAACTGCCCGTTACGCGTATATCCGTCCCCGATTTCCGGCAGGCTTCTTCCAGTGCCTCCAGTCCTTTTTCTACCGTGGCTATCGGATTTCCGTTGTTGTTGGCATAATACGTGTACAGCAGCTCGTCCTGCTGGTTCAGTGCAACGATTTTCGTTGTGGTAGAACCTGAGTCGATGCCTAAGGTTATTCTTTCTGTACCTCCATGAAGTGCTCTCGTTCGGAAATCGTGCTGCGTCATGCGTGCTTTCCATTGCCCGTAATCTTCTTTGCTTGTAAAGATAGGCTCCAGCCTGTGCGTTAGTTCTATGCCGGAAATGGAAGCCGAATTGACGACCTGCATCAAATCCGAAAGCCTTGTACCGCATCCGTTCTCTATTGTCAGAGCCGTGCCCCAAGCCGGAATCAAGTGGCTGTTTTCCGGTAGCATGATGTCTTGTTCTCTCAGATGCAGGTAATCGGTAAAGGCTTTCCGCAACGCAGGCAAAAAGGTGAGCGGGCCTCCGCAGAACAATACGGGCGGCTTGATTTCGCACCCGTGTGCCAATGTGATGACAACTTGTACCGCTACGGCATGGAATATGGAGGCGGCGATGTCTGTCCGGGCTGTATTTCTGGCTATCAGGTTTTGCACGTCTGTCTTGCTGAACACGCCACACCGCGAAGCAATGGGATATATCCGCTCCGCCTTTAAGGCAAGTCCGTTCATCTGTTCCACAGACACTCCCAACAATAAAGCCATCTGGTCGATGAAAGCGCCTGTACCTCCGGCACAGTTCCCGTTCATGCGCAAATCCGTGGCAGTACCGTTATTGAAAAACACCACTTTGGCATCCTCTCCTCCGATGTCAATCATGGTACCGCATTGGCTGGAGTATTGTTTGACATAATGTGTGGCTGCCACTACTTCTTGCGTGAAAGGCAAACCATACTTTTCGGCAACTCCCATTCCGACAGAGCCGGTAAGCCGTATGCAGACAAGCGCATCACCTATTTGCTTATGTATTTCCTGCAATAACTCTGACAGGCTTTCTCTTATTCGGGCATGATGCCTTCTGTATCCGGAAAATGCAATGCTTCCATCCGGTGCCAATACTACAGTTTTTATCGTGGTGGAACCAATGTCTAATCCTATTTTATAGACAGCATTCATATCAGCCTCCTTATCTTATTAATGATATAAACTTGTATAAGAACACTGCAAATATAGCAAAAGCATTGACTAGTCAATCTATAAGTAAAAGGATTCTGTGTTAAAAATACAAAAAGAAGAATGACGTGGGGAGCGTCTTATACAACTGCAGGCAGGCACATTTGCGAATCATAAATGTGTCTGCCTGCGGTGTATAAGATAAAAGACAAATTACAGGATTATTTTCATTCCGTTGCTTTATCCTTTGCAATCAGTTCCAGTAGTTTTTCTACGGCTTGTTCTTCAGGGATATTTTTCTCGATGCATTCCTTTTTCTTATAGAGGCTGATTTTGCCCCGTCCGGCACCTACATAGCCATAGTCGGCATCTGCCATTTCGCCCGGACCGTTTACGATGCAGCCCATGATGCCTATCTTCAGGCCTTTCAGATGCGAGGTCGCGGTTTTGATGCGGGCGATGGTTGCTTCGAGGTCGTAGAGCGTACGTCCGCATCCCGGGCAGGAGATGTATTCGGTTTTCGAAGTACGCAGGCGTCCGGCTTGAAGGATGCCGAATGCAGTTTCGTCTAATTTCAAGTCGGAGATAGCATCACCGTCGTTATAAAGCAAGATGCCGTCGCAGAGCCCGTCGATGAGCAAAGCACCCATGTCCGTAGCGGCTTTCAGCTGGAAATCTTCCAGACAGGTTTCCTTATAATACTGGAAGAACACCAATGGATTTTTCAGTCCTGATGCCATCAGTTGGTGGGCTAAGCCGCGGAACTCGCCCAGGCGGTTCGCATGATTGCTCTGTGCGATGACGACGGTTTCCGGGTGGCGGCGCAGGCAGGCAATGGCCTCTTCATCCAATGTCAGATAGGTAAGGAAGAGAAATTTCCGTTTCGCCTGGCTGTAATGCAATTCAATGAGCTGCTTGTGGCTGAATGCCGGATAAGTGCCTTCGCTTCCGTCCCAACGGTTTGCGTCTACAATGTAGCCGATGCCCGGCTGGCGTTCTTCGGGCAAGGTCTGCCCGCAATAGATATAGTCCGGACGGAATTGTCCGTTTGTCTCCATATTCCCGTTGAGGCGCGCTGATATGACGATGGGTACATGGCCGCCGCCGATATTCCCTACGGGGGTAGTGGTGCGGCGTGCCGGGTCGGTATAGCAAAAGCCCTCCGCTTCCGTTCCGGGTATGTAGATATGGCCGTTCCGCTTGGAGACGTAGTCCACCAATTTGCGCGCCACAGGTATTTCCGCTTCAGGAGCTTCTGTAAGCGAGACACGGATGGTGTCGCCCAGTCCGTCGCATAGCAAGGCTCCGATGCCCAATGCCGACTTGATGCGCCCGTCTTCTCCGTCACCCGCTTCTGTCACGCCCAGATGAAGCGGGAATGCCATGCCTTCTTTTTCCATTTGCGCCACCAGCAAGCGGACCGTTTTCACCATAATGACGGTATTCGATGCCTTGATGGAAATGACCACGTCCGTGAATTGTTCTTCCACGCAGATGCGCAGGAACTCCATGCACGATTCCACCATGCCTGCCGGTGTATCGCCATAGCGTGACATGATACGGTCGGATAGCGAGCCGTGGTTTACCCCGATGCGTATGGCGGTATGGTTTTCCTTACAGATGTTCAGGAAAGGGACCAGCCGTTCGCGTATCTTTTGTATCTCTTTTGCGTATTCTTCATCCGTATACTCCAGCTTCTTGAAGGTACGTGCGGCATCGGTATAGTTGCCCGGATTGATGCGTACCCCTTCGGCATAAAGCGCTGCCACTTCCGCCACTTTCGGATTGAAGTGGACGTCGGCAATCAGCGGTGTGCCGTAGCCTTTCGAGCGCAAGCCGATGTTGATGTTCTTCAGGTTCTCGGCCTCACGTGTGCCTTGGGTGGTGAGGCGCACGTATTCTCCTCCCGCTTCAATAATGCGGATGGCCTGCTCTACACAGGCCTCGGTATCGGTGGTAGGCGTATTGGTCATGCTTTGCACCCGGATGGGGTTAGTGCCTCCCATAGGTGTGCCGCCTACATATACTTCGCTTGCCTGGCGGCGTGAATAGTTGAAATAATCCATATATTTTAGGTACTGGGTTTTAGGTACTAGGTAACTAGGTACTAGGTGACTAGGTACTAGGTGACTAGGTTTCAGATACCATCGACTGGCGCCAACAAGGTATTCAGAACCTAGTCACCTAGTCACCTGGTACCTAGTCACCTAACCAGAACCTAGTCACCTAGTCACCTGGTACCTAGTCACCTAAAAAATCAATCTACTTTGTACTCGTATTTCACCTCTTTCAGGTCTTGGTTGGCTTTGACGATTTTGTTTTTCAAGCCTTCCTTGTATGCGGCAAACTTCTGTGCCAACGCCTCGTCAGACAGGGCGAGCATCTGCACGGCAAGGATGGCGGCATTCATCGCCCCGTTGATGGCTACCGTAGCCACGGGGATGCCCGGAGGCATCTGAAGGATGGAATACAAGGCATCTACACCGTCCAGGACGGAACCTTTGATAGGGATGCCGATGACGGGCAGTGTGGTATTGGCGGCAATGACACCCGGCAATGCAGCCGCCATGCCGGCTCCGGCAATAATGACTTTCAGGCCCCTGCCTGCGGCTTCTTTGGCAAACTTCTCCACTTCGGCGGGAGTGCGGTGGGCGGAAAGGGCGTTCATTTCGAACGGCACTTGCATGTCGTTGAGGAAAGCCGCAGCCTTTTCCATAACGGGAAGGTCGGAAGTGCTTCCCATGATGATACTTACAATCGGTTTCATGTCGTTTGTTTTTTTTGAGGAGTTAAGGAGTTACAGTCAATCAGAAATGAATTGCGAAAAATCATTTGTCATGCTGAACGAAATGAAGCATCTCGGATGCGCCCACGTGGATGTGCACGAGATCCTTCACGTTCGTTACCAATGACGGATTATCCTTACCTCTTGTCATTCTGACGACCGTAGGGAGGAAGAATCTCACATCCGCGTGGATGTCTACGAGATCCTTCACGTTCGTTCAGGATGACAATAGCTTTGAAAAATCCCTGTCATAATCGAATGGGTTTTCCGCAGGAAACGGGCACTCAGGATGACAATACATCAAGAATTTTTCGCAAACCAATTTGGTTTTACTATATTTTCATCAACCTGACTATTGGCTTTAACTCCTTAACTCCTTCATTAAATTATTCATTAATCAGTTGCTTGTATGCTTCTGCATCCAGCAGGCCGTCCATTTCCGACGGATCTGCCGGCTTGATTTTCACCAGCCAACCCTTACCATACGGGTCTTGGTTCACCAGTTCCGGATGCTCTTCCAGTTCCGGGTTTACTTCCAGCACCTCTCCGCCTATTGGGAGGAAAAGGTCGGAAACGGTTTTCACTACCTCTATGGTGCCGAACACTTCGCCTTTGTCCAGCGTCTCGCCTTCGGTGGTGATGTCCACAAAGACGATGTCACCCAATTGGTCTTGTGCGTAATCGGTAATGCCTACATAGGCTTCTTCACCTTCCAGGCGAATCCATTCGTGTTCGTTCGTGTACTTTACATTCGTAGGGAAATTCATAATTCGAGATTTTAAAGGTTTATATTTCCTGCAAATGTACGAATTTAAAATGAAGAATGAAGAATGGCGGAGCCAGAATTTCTTTATCCGTATAGTAAACCTTGCACGGGCAGGCGTATCGAATGGGGAATTGAAGCCGGATGAGAGCGTGATGCATATACCTACGTTTGTGTCCAGAACTATATGCATCGGCATGCGCATATAGGTGCATCGCCGACCGCTCTTTCTTCCGGTAGCGGGAAAAGCCGGATACTGGTATGGGAAGTCTGAACGGATTTTACGTTTCGAAAATGTATAATTTCCTCTCTTGGACGGTCGATATATCAGGAGAATCATTACTTTTGCCAGTAAAACCAAGAAATTATTACCATGAAAAAGAAAGTACTTTTGTGTTTGCTTAGTTTCTGTTCGCTCTTTGCATGGGCGCAAAGGCAAGAGACATTGTTAGAGAAGAACTGGAAATTCACGAAAGGTGATGCGCCTGAGGCTGTGCAAGAGACGTTTGACGATACGCAATGGGAAACCGTGACCGTGCCGCATGACTGGGCTATCTATGGTCCGTTCGACCGGAGCCATGACCTGCAGAACGTGGCGGTTAAGCAGAACTTCGAGACGCAGGCTTCGGTGAAGACCGGACGTACCGGAGGACTTCCCTACGTAGGCACAGGCTGGTATCGCACCACCTTCGAAGTGCCTGCGGGCAAAGAGGCTTCCCTGGTGTTCGATGGTGCCATGAGCGAGGCGCGGGTTTACGTGAACGGAAAAGAAGCGGGCTTCTGGCCGCTGGGGTATAATTCGTTCCACATTGACGTGACACCTTATATCTATACGGACGGGCGGAAGAATACGCTGGCAGTACGTTTGGAAAACCGCCCGCAGTCTTCGCGCTGGTATCCGGGGGCAGGGCTTTACCGGAACGTGCGACTGGTGACTACAGAAAAGGTGCATGTGCCTGTATGGGGGACGCAGCTTACTACGCCTCATGTGGAAGCCAGCTATGCCTCGGTGAAGCTGCTTACCACCGTTGCCCATGCAGGGGATAAGGATATCCGCATCGTGACGGAGATTCTCTCACCCGAAGGGAAGGTGGTAGCGGTGAAAGACAATACGCGCAAAATCAATCACGGAATGCCCTTTGAGCAGAACTTTCTGGTAGATGCTCCGAAGTTGTGGTCGCCCGAAACGCCTTTCTTGTATAAGGCGGTATCTAAGATTTACGTGGATAACCGGCAGGTGGACGAATACACGACCCGTTTCGGCATCCGCAGCCTGGAGATTGTGCCCGACAAGGGTTTCTTCCTGAACGGAAAGCACCGCAAGTTCCAAGGGGTGTGCAACCATCACGACCTCGGTCCGCTGGGGGCTGCCGTGAATGTGGCTGCCCTGCGCCGCCAGCTGACGATGTTGAAGGACATGGGTTGCGACGCGATACGTACCGCCCACAACATGCCGGCTCCCGAACTGGTGGAACTGTGCGACGAGATGGGCTTTATGATGATGCTGGAGCCGTTCGACGAATGGGATATCGCCAAGTGCGAGAACGGTTATCACCGCTTCTTCGGCGAATGGGCGGAGAAAGACATGGTGAACATGTTGCGCCATTACCGCAACCATCCCAGCGTGGTGATGTGGAGCATCGGCAACGAGGTGCCTACCCAGTGGAAGCCCGAAGGGTATAAGGTGGCTTCGTTCCTGCAGGACATCTGCCACCGCGAAGACCCTACGCGTCCGGTCACATGCGGCATGGACCAGGTGTCGAGCGTGTTGGGCAATGGGTTTGCCGCCATGCTGGATGTGCCTGGATTCAATTACCGTGCCCACCGGTATGTAGAAGCCTACAACCGCCTGCCTCAGAACATTGTGCTGGGCTCGGAAACATCCTCTACGGTCAGCTCGAGAGGGGTGTATAAGTTCCCGGTACGGAAGCGCGGCGATGCCAAGTACGAAGACCATCAGTCGAGCGGATATGACTTGGAGCATTGTTCGTGGAGCAACGTGCCCGATGAGGATTTCGCCCTTGCCGACGATTATCCGTGGACCATCGGCCAGTTCGTATGGACGGGTTTCGATTACTTGGGCGAACCTTCGCCTTACGATACCGATGCCTGGCCCAGCCATAGCTCGTTGTTCGGCATTATCGACCTGGCAAGCCTGCCCAAAGACCGCTATTACCTCTATCGGAGTATCTGGAACAGGAAATCACCTACCCTGCACGTGTTGCCGCACTGGAACTGGCAGGGCAGGGAAGGCGAAAACACGCCGGTATTTGCCTACACCAGTTATCCCGAAGCGGAACTGTTCGTGAACGGCAAGAGCTATGGGAAGCAGCGCAAGCTGACGCGCGAAGAAAGCCAAGCCCTGCAGGGCAAGGATTCGCTTTGGCTCCAGCGCCGGTATCGGCTGATGTGGATGGATGTGCCATACGAGCCGGGCGAGCTGAAAGTAGTGGCTTATGATGCATCCGGAAAGGCGGCGGACGAAAAGGTAGTGCGTACGGTTGGCAAGCCTCACCACATTGAGCTGGTGGCAGACCGTACGGAGCTGGCGGCAGACGGGAAAGACCTTGCCTACATCACGGTGCGCATCGTGGACAAGGATGGCAATCTGTGTCCGATGGACAACCGCCTGGTACACTTCTCGGTAAAGGGGGCAGGCACGTATCGTGCTTCGGCAAACGGCGACCCTACCTGTCTCTATCTGTTCCACGAAAACCGGATGCCGGCCTTCAGCGGCGCATTGACCGCCATAGTACAGACTAAAGAAGAAGCCGGAGAAATCTGTTTCGAGGCGAAAGCAAAGGGTGTGAAGGGCGGCAAGCTGACCTTGCGCACGGTGCGTGAATAGTCTGTATATATTATAATTGGGAGATTTTTGAGCA
The Phocaeicola salanitronis DSM 18170 genome window above contains:
- a CDS encoding acyl-CoA dehydratase activase; the protein is MNAVYKIGLDIGSTTIKTVVLAPDGSIAFSGYRRHHARIRESLSELLQEIHKQIGDALVCIRLTGSVGMGVAEKYGLPFTQEVVAATHYVKQYSSQCGTMIDIGGEDAKVVFFNNGTATDLRMNGNCAGGTGAFIDQMALLLGVSVEQMNGLALKAERIYPIASRCGVFSKTDVQNLIARNTARTDIAASIFHAVAVQVVITLAHGCEIKPPVLFCGGPLTFLPALRKAFTDYLHLREQDIMLPENSHLIPAWGTALTIENGCGTRLSDLMQVVNSASISGIELTHRLEPIFTSKEDYGQWKARMTQHDFRTRALHGGTERITLGIDSGSTTTKIVALNQQDELLYTYYANNNGNPIATVEKGLEALEEACRKSGTDIRVTGSCATGYGEDLIKAAFHLDDGIVETIAHYEAARHLKKDVSFILDIGGQDMKAMFVSGGVINRIEINEACSSGCGSFLETFARSLGYSVQEFGKEACRATHPYDLGTRCTVFMNSKVKQAMREGAAVADIAAGLSYSVVKNCLYKVLRLKDTSELGQNTIVQGGTMRNDSVVRAFEKLTGKEVFRSSYPELMGAIGCALHARKFEQNETSLDELSGRASYTTRQRQCHGCENNCFITTYTFANGNRYHSGNRCERMFTNRGTIQQGMNAYAYKLDLLFNRPCELESPRAVIGIPRCLNMYEEYPFWHTLFSGCNIQVVLSAPSTFAKYEEKAKLVMSDNICFPAKLVHSHIQDLIDRKVERIFMPFVVFERMDGGQNSYNCPIVSGYSEVIKSVQDKGTPIDSPAITFKDRHLLFKQCQAYLKQFGIGDSVCRQAFRKAVDALEEFDTAMTEYNRHVLEDSRNNHRLAVLLVGRPYHADPLIQHKLSDLAAGMGVNILTDDIVRRENIEVNDAYILPQWAYVNRILKAVKWAAMQDNGIQCMQMTSFGCGPDAFLTDETRNLMKRYDKTLTLLKLDDIDNIGSIKLRVRSAIESLKLAAGECNRPVSVRPFVTPPAFQAADRKRTILAPFFTPFISPLIPSLMKLAGYKVENLPMSDAVSCDCGLRYANNEVCYPATLIVGDIVKAFESGKYVPEQTAVAMTQTGGQCRASNYLSLIKRALTEAGFRNVPVISLTFGDDLKNNQPGFRMNWFKMLPVALNALLYSDCIAKFYYAAAVREKEKGSAARLKEMYLNAAQDLIERNVTGDLLSYLFLAARDFNQIAVPCEVPKVGIVGEIYLKFNPFAQKDISEWLVSKRIEIIPPLLTEFFVQGFVNYIVKQDSGLRKRIVPDSFVRWLYNRIWTRMEKFNKACWEFRYFVPFKNVFDEAEEAAKVISLNAQFGEGWMLPAEILSLYRQGVKHVVSLQPFGCIANHIVSRGIENRIKRLAPDLQLLSLDFDSGVSDVNITNRLLLFINNLK
- a CDS encoding 4-hydroxy-3-methylbut-2-en-1-yl diphosphate synthase encodes the protein MDYFNYSRRQASEVYVGGTPMGGTNPIRVQSMTNTPTTDTEACVEQAIRIIEAGGEYVRLTTQGTREAENLKNINIGLRSKGYGTPLIADVHFNPKVAEVAALYAEGVRINPGNYTDAARTFKKLEYTDEEYAKEIQKIRERLVPFLNICKENHTAIRIGVNHGSLSDRIMSRYGDTPAGMVESCMEFLRICVEEQFTDVVISIKASNTVIMVKTVRLLVAQMEKEGMAFPLHLGVTEAGDGEDGRIKSALGIGALLCDGLGDTIRVSLTEAPEAEIPVARKLVDYVSKRNGHIYIPGTEAEGFCYTDPARRTTTPVGNIGGGHVPIVISARLNGNMETNGQFRPDYIYCGQTLPEERQPGIGYIVDANRWDGSEGTYPAFSHKQLIELHYSQAKRKFLFLTYLTLDEEAIACLRRHPETVVIAQSNHANRLGEFRGLAHQLMASGLKNPLVFFQYYKETCLEDFQLKAATDMGALLIDGLCDGILLYNDGDAISDLKLDETAFGILQAGRLRTSKTEYISCPGCGRTLYDLEATIARIKTATSHLKGLKIGIMGCIVNGPGEMADADYGYVGAGRGKISLYKKKECIEKNIPEEQAVEKLLELIAKDKATE
- the purE gene encoding 5-(carboxyamino)imidazole ribonucleotide mutase, whose amino-acid sequence is MKPIVSIIMGSTSDLPVMEKAAAFLNDMQVPFEMNALSAHRTPAEVEKFAKEAAGRGLKVIIAGAGMAAALPGVIAANTTLPVIGIPIKGSVLDGVDALYSILQMPPGIPVATVAINGAMNAAILAVQMLALSDEALAQKFAAYKEGLKNKIVKANQDLKEVKYEYKVD
- the gcvH gene encoding glycine cleavage system protein GcvH — protein: MNFPTNVKYTNEHEWIRLEGEEAYVGITDYAQDQLGDIVFVDITTEGETLDKGEVFGTIEVVKTVSDLFLPIGGEVLEVNPELEEHPELVNQDPYGKGWLVKIKPADPSEMDGLLDAEAYKQLINE
- the galB gene encoding beta-galactosidase GalB, with the translated sequence MKKKVLLCLLSFCSLFAWAQRQETLLEKNWKFTKGDAPEAVQETFDDTQWETVTVPHDWAIYGPFDRSHDLQNVAVKQNFETQASVKTGRTGGLPYVGTGWYRTTFEVPAGKEASLVFDGAMSEARVYVNGKEAGFWPLGYNSFHIDVTPYIYTDGRKNTLAVRLENRPQSSRWYPGAGLYRNVRLVTTEKVHVPVWGTQLTTPHVEASYASVKLLTTVAHAGDKDIRIVTEILSPEGKVVAVKDNTRKINHGMPFEQNFLVDAPKLWSPETPFLYKAVSKIYVDNRQVDEYTTRFGIRSLEIVPDKGFFLNGKHRKFQGVCNHHDLGPLGAAVNVAALRRQLTMLKDMGCDAIRTAHNMPAPELVELCDEMGFMMMLEPFDEWDIAKCENGYHRFFGEWAEKDMVNMLRHYRNHPSVVMWSIGNEVPTQWKPEGYKVASFLQDICHREDPTRPVTCGMDQVSSVLGNGFAAMLDVPGFNYRAHRYVEAYNRLPQNIVLGSETSSTVSSRGVYKFPVRKRGDAKYEDHQSSGYDLEHCSWSNVPDEDFALADDYPWTIGQFVWTGFDYLGEPSPYDTDAWPSHSSLFGIIDLASLPKDRYYLYRSIWNRKSPTLHVLPHWNWQGREGENTPVFAYTSYPEAELFVNGKSYGKQRKLTREESQALQGKDSLWLQRRYRLMWMDVPYEPGELKVVAYDASGKAADEKVVRTVGKPHHIELVADRTELAADGKDLAYITVRIVDKDGNLCPMDNRLVHFSVKGAGTYRASANGDPTCLYLFHENRMPAFSGALTAIVQTKEEAGEICFEAKAKGVKGGKLTLRTVRE